In Labeo rohita strain BAU-BD-2019 chromosome 8, IGBB_LRoh.1.0, whole genome shotgun sequence, the genomic window AGTACATCAGTACGATGACGAATCCCAGTAATAAAACAACGCCACAGCTAATTCCAATAATTTCTTCAGGACTAGACAGACTTTTATAATCCATTATAACATGTTCACAGCGCACACCGCTGTACATTTCGTTGCACCTGAAGACAGCAGAAATCATATTTGTTAGGAAGGTCTTGCGATCCACTATTTTAAACACTTAAAGTCCCTATGAAACCGTTTCATATTTTTCCCATATGTTGATTCCCTGTGAAACAGGAAATCTGGGtgtgacatatttaaaaaaaatcatccgATTTTGTAAACATCCACAATGCTTTAATCACAGCCACAACCCAAGGTTTGCACCTTGCTAGTCTGTCAATCATACGAACGTGAGCTCAATCAAGATTAGTGAGGTTCTCAAATGTAGGATTATTGAGTAAATGAGTTGGTTTTTGGTGGCTGGTCTCACCGGCAGATAGGGGTTTCCAGGTCAGAGGAGTAGGAACATACGCCGTTGAAACAGAATCCCTCGTGCTTTGGACCGCAGGGCCTTTGAACAGCCAAAACTCGTGGTTCCTCTTCACTTCCTGCtgatagacacacacacacacccagacACTTAAGCATGGAGGATTGTGATTTTAACGGATAGGTATTTAGACTTGTGTCCACATGCCAAAGAACATGCATTCTTagcataatgcattttttaaattacatgtttCATCAATTCATAAAATACAAAGGCTTACTTTAGTTAGGGTTACTACAGTACTCCACTTTAGACATTATAAGTAACTtggcaactacatgtcaacaaACTTtaattagagtattagtagaacaga contains:
- the epgn gene encoding epigen isoform X1 encodes the protein MTQQVDKRCLHYQVLGLMVVLSVFSGLGDTNEKSEDVILTNTTHSNAGSEEEPRVLAVQRPCGPKHEGFCFNGVCSYSSDLETPICRCNEMYSGVRCEHVIMDYKSLSSPEEIIGISCGVVLLLGFVIVLMYCCLQKRCQKSSPPYKNCGSENSV
- the epgn gene encoding epigen isoform X2, whose translation is MTQQVDKRCLHYQVLGLMVVLSVFSGLGDTNEKSEDVILTNTTHSNGSEEEPRVLAVQRPCGPKHEGFCFNGVCSYSSDLETPICRCNEMYSGVRCEHVIMDYKSLSSPEEIIGISCGVVLLLGFVIVLMYCCLQKRCQKSSPPYKNCGSENSV